Proteins from one Cryptomeria japonica chromosome 4, Sugi_1.0, whole genome shotgun sequence genomic window:
- the LOC131078734 gene encoding cysteine-rich receptor-like protein kinase 44 produces MFFPLLFLMIFPSVLCEYRWSVCNNASTYKEGSAYSTNLKRVISDLSRNAPQSSGFNTSYRGQSPNKVYGLLQCMGNISAAKCSNCSMEANSTIQEVCGNDIGGRVWIDYCFLRYDNSNFISTLDTNFVLLENIKDVTQGNLIASKRITFGLLSDLIDLACLPASMGFFSGKNEYSSTMGNEKASGQVYGLVQCWRDISIKDCRNCLSQAKEALESCCYTKQGAQAMSASCTLRYEIYPFVDPPAPPSITPSLPPQILISTTKSPGYEPSPMRSNKSSGRLWMILGIIIGSIVIFAACSLAILRKFKSAVSRKPVTLVRENEDVLQRRLFKKEQISFTLETLIEATEDFNDNNKLGEGGFGPVYKGTTRNGKQIAVKKLSARSAQGKREFMNEVELVANIQHRNLVNLLGCCTERTERLLVYEYLPNKSLDTFLFDPLKRRILDWQKRFNIIIGIARGLLYLHEDSQFRIIHRDIKANNILLDEQLNPKIADFGLARLFSDNETEIQSKVAGTYGYMAPEYAIGGQLSVKVDVYSFGVVLLEIVSGKKNTDMNLSKEKQSLTLLEWAWRLFKGGHALNIVDIALVGNCPEEQVIRCAHIGLLCTQADPDVRPLMSNIVTMLTTNSVPLPVPTRPAFVSMSSQSPNVSFIPAISSRNETSISNLEPR; encoded by the exons ATGTTTTTTCCTTTGCTCTTCCTCATGATTTTCCCTTCTGTTCTCTGTGAGTACCGATGGTCTGTCTGCAATAATGCCTCAACTTATAAAGAGGGAAGTGCATATTCCACAAACTTAAAACGAGTTATCAGTGATCTGTCTCGTAATGCACCTCAAAGTTCAGGCTTTAACACCTCTTACCGTGGCCAATCTCCCAATAAAGTCTATGGCCTGCTACAGTGTATGGGTAATATATCAGCAGCGAAATGCTCAAATTGTTCAATGGAGGCAAATAGCACTATTCAAGAAGTTTGCGGCAACGACATAGGTGGGCGAGTATGGATAGATTACTGCTTCTTGCGCTATGACAACTCCAATTTCATTTCAACATTAGATACCAACTTTGTTCTCCTGGAGAACATAAAAGATGTCACACAAGGGAATCTTATAGCTTCCAAGCGCATAACATTCGGTCTTCTGTCAGATCTGATTGATTTAGCTTGCCTTCCAGCAAGTATGGGATTTTTCTCAGGAAAAAATGAGTATTCTTCTACAATGGGAAATGAAAAGGCTTCGGGCCAGGTTTACGGTCTAGTACAGTGCTGGAGAGACATATCGATCAAGGATTGTAGAAATTGCTTGTCGCAGGCGAAGGAAGCTCTGGAAAGTTGTTGCTATACTAAACAAGGCGCCCAGGCAATGTCAGCAAGTTGCACGCTAAGATATGAGATTTATCCCTTTGTTGATCCACCTGCACCTCCAAGTATAACGCCCTCTCTTCCTCCTCAAATATTAATCTCCACAACCAAGAGTCCTGGTTATGAACCTTCTCCTATGAGATCAA ACAAATCATCAGGAAGGTTATGGATGATATTAGGGATTATTATAGGCTCGATAGTCATCTTCGCTGCTTGTTCCTTGGCAATCCTAAGGAAATTTAAATCTGCAGTTTCGAGGAAGCCAGTAACCCTTGTGAGGGAGAATGAAG ATGTTCTACAAAGGAGGCTTTTTAAAAAAGAGCAAATTTCATTCACCTTAGAAACTTTGATCGAAGCAACAGAGGATTTTAATGACAATAACAAGCTTGGAGAGGGAGGCTTTGGCCCAGTTTATAAG GGAACGACCAGAAATGGCAAGCAGATAGCAGTGAAAAAGCTGTCTGCAAGATCTGCACAGGGGAAAAGAGAATTTATGAATGAAGTGGAACTCGTGGCAAATATTCAACATAGAAATCTAGTGAATTTGCTTGGATGTTGCACCGAAAGAACCGAAAGATTGCTTGTCTATGAGTATTTGCCCAACAAAAGCCTGGACACCTTTCTTTTTG ACCCATTAAAGCGCAGAATACTCGATTGGCAAAAGCGGTTTAATATCATAATTGGAATTGCTCGCGGCCTTCTTTACCTTCATGAGGATTCGCAGTTTCGAATAATTCACAGAGACATCAAGGCAAACAACATTTTACTTGATGAGCAATTGAATCCTAAGATAGCTGACTTTGGGCTAGCGAGACTCTTCTCTGACAATGAAACTGAAATTCAATCAAAAGTTGCAGGAACTTA TGGTTACATGGCTCCAGAATATGCAATTGGAGGGCAGCTGTCTGTAAAAGTCGACGTTTATAGTTTTGGAGTTGTACTGCTGGAGATTGTAAGCGGAAAAAAAAATACGGACATGAATCTTTCCAAAGAAAAACAGAGCCTCACCCTATTAgaatgg GCATGGAGACTATTCAAAGGAGGCCATGCCCTGAATATTGTGGATATTGCGCTGGTGGGAAATTGCCCAGAAGAGCAAGTGATAAGATGCGCCCACATTGGACTTCTGTGTACACAGGCTGATCCAGACGTGCGTCCATTAATGTCTAATATTGTTACAATGCTAACCACCAATTCTGTACCATTACCAGTTCCAACGAGACCTGCGTTCGTAAGCATGAGCAGTCAGAGTCCGAATGTTAGTTTCATCCCTGCAATTTCTTCAAGGAATGAAACCTCTATTAGTAACTTGGAACCTAGATAA
- the LOC131875221 gene encoding cysteine-rich repeat secretory protein 38-like, translated as MFFPLLFLMIFPSVLCEYRRSVRNNASTYKEGSAYSTNLKRVINDLSRNAPQSSGFNTSYRGHSPNKVYGLLQCMGNISAAKCSNCSMEANSTIQEVCGNDIGGQVWMHNCFLRYDNSNFISTLDTNFAFLENTQDVTQGNLAASKRITFGLLSDLIDKACLPASMGFFSGKSEHSSTMRNEKASGQVYGLVQCWRDISIKDCRNCFSQEKEALESCCYTKQGAHAMSGSCTLRYEIYPFVDPPAPPSIPPSLPPSIPPSITKSPVYEPSPMRSNKSSGRLWMILGIIIGSIVIFAGCSLAILRKFKSAVSRKPVTLVRENEGDTRKLLKKEQISFTLETLIGATEDFNDNNKLGEGGFGPVYKGKTRDGNQIAVKKLSAMSAQGKRI; from the exons ATGTTTTTTCCTTTGCTGTTCCTGATGATTTTCCCTTCTGTTCTCTGTGAGTACCGACGGTCTGTCCGCAATAATGCCTCAACTTATAAAGAGGGAAGTGCATATTCCACAAACTTAAAACGAGTTATCAATGATCTGTCTCGTAATGCACCTCAAAGTTCAGGCTTTAACACCTCTTACCGTGGCCATTCTCCCAATAAAGTCTATGGCCTGCTACAGTGTATGGGAAATATATCAGCAGCGAAATGCTCAAATTGTTCAATGGAGGCAAATAGCACTATTCAAGAAGTTTGCGGCAACGACATAGGTGGGCAAGTATGGATGCATAACTGCTTCTTGCGCTATGACAACTCCAATTTCATTTCAACATTAGATACCAACTTTGCTTTCCTGGAGAACACACAGGATGTCACACAAGGGAATCTTGCAGCTTCCAAGCGCATAACATTCGGTCTTCTGTCAGATCTGATTGATAAAGCTTGCCTTCCAGCAAGTATGGGATTTTTCTCAGGAAAAAGTGAGCATTCTTCTACAATGAGAAATGAAAAGGCTTCGGGCCAGGTTTACGGTCTAGTACAGTGTTGGAGAGACATATCTATCAAGGATTGTAGAAATTGCTTCTCGCAGGAGAAGGAAGCTCTGGAGAGTTGTTGCTATACTAAACAAGGCGCCCACGCAATGTCAGGAAGTTGCACGCTAAGATATGAGATTTATCCCTTTGTTGATCCACCTGCACCTCCAAGTATACCGCCCTCTCTTCCTCCAAGTATACCGCCCTCCATAACCAAGAGTCCTGTTTATGAACCTTCCCCTATGAGATCAA ACAAGTCATCAGGAAGGTTATGGATGATATTAGGGATTATTATAGGCTCGATAGTCATCTTCGCTGGCTGCTCCTTGGCAATCCTAAGGAAATTTAAATCTGCAGTTTCGAGGAAGCCAGTAACCCTTGTGAGGGAGAATGAAGGTGATACT AGGAAGCTTTTAAAAAAAGAGCAAATTTCGTTCACCTTAGAAACTTTGATCGGAGCAACAGAGGATTTTAATGACAATAACAAGCTTGGAGAGGGAGGCTTTGGCCCAGTTTATAAG GGAAAGACCAGAGATGGCAATCAGATAGCAGTGAAAAAGTTGTCTGCAATGTCTGCACAGGGGAAAAGAATTTAA